The stretch of DNA AGTTAGGTGTGCTAATAAGCATTGCACAAGATGATGCCCGTAAGAAAATTTTAATGAATCTTGCCAGAAAAATAGCTCAGATTGTTCAAGATGAAGTTCGCGGAAGTGTGGATGAAGCTGAGGCGGAAGATGTTGTCTTTGAACTTTTTGAAATGGTACGTGAGATAAAAGGGGGCAGTAAATAGTGAATATTGCAACCATATTCGGGATTATTTTCGGTATAGCCATTTTGGCTGTGGCAACTTATACCTCTACTGATTCTGTAGGTGTCTTTATCAATATTCCCGGCATTGCGATTGTAGGCGGCGGAACCATTGCGGCGACTTTTATCTGTTACCCGCTGCGCGAAGTTATGCGCGTGTTAAAGGTGTTCATGATGGCTATGGGAGCCGATGAACTGCCGCTTGAGAACTACATCAATGTTATTGTTAATCTTTCCAAACAGGTTGCGGCTAAAGGCGAAGAAAATCTGGAAGGAAGCCTTAAATCAATTGAAAATGAATTTTTGCGTGAAGGGTTGCAGATGCTTGTGGACGGATACTCTAAGGAAGAGATCAAAGAGATCCTAGATAACCGTATTCAGCAATATAATGAGCAGGAACATTGTGCTGCCGGGATTTATAGAACAATGGCGACTCTTTCACCTGCGTTCGGGATTATCGGAACCCTTATCGGTCTTATTGCTATGATGCAGGGTATGGGCGGCAATGTCGGCTCAATCGGGCCTGCAATGGCTACAGCTCTTACTACAACTCTCTACGGAGCCTTGTTCGCAAATATGCTTTTTACGCCTATCGCAATTAAGGTTGAAAACAGGATTGATGAAATTACTCTTCTTATGCGTGTAATCCGTGACGGTATCCTTTTTATTAAAGACAAAACTC from Desulfovibrio gilichinskyi encodes:
- a CDS encoding motility protein A, whose protein sequence is MNIATIFGIIFGIAILAVATYTSTDSVGVFINIPGIAIVGGGTIAATFICYPLREVMRVLKVFMMAMGADELPLENYINVIVNLSKQVAAKGEENLEGSLKSIENEFLREGLQMLVDGYSKEEIKEILDNRIQQYNEQEHCAAGIYRTMATLSPAFGIIGTLIGLIAMMQGMGGNVGSIGPAMATALTTTLYGALFANMLFTPIAIKVENRIDEITLLMRVIRDGILFIKDKTPSAIVMDKLKGYLPPRKWATVKASK